DNA sequence from the Malus domestica chromosome 11, GDT2T_hap1 genome:
GGCCATAGCataattggttttgtttatggttCAATGCCCTGTCTTGCTCAATTTAGTCAAGATTCCTCTGATAATTCGGCAATTTTGTCTGGTGATTCCTCTACAAGGGTTCCAACTGATGACTACAAGACATGGAAGATGTATGATAAGGCGTTAATGCAATTAATTACTGCAACTTTGTCTCCTGTTGCAGTTTCTTGTGTAATTGGAAGTACTAGCTCTAAAGAACTATGGATAATTAAAGAAGCAAGAGATTTATTGTCTGCTACTGGTGTATTCTTTGATGATGATGACATTGTGATTCTTACATTAAATGGGTTGCCTGCTGAATTCAATACCATAAGATCTGTGATTAGGGGCCATGAGACTGTGATATCATTGAAAGATCTTCGATCTCAACTACTTGCGGAAGAAGCTTTGCTTGAAAATGGCTCTAATTTACCTATGTTATCTGCATTAATGGCACAAACCAATAGTTTTCCTTCCAAAAATCAGTCTTTCTTTGGTTCTGGTGCTAATAATAATAGTCCTAATTCCAATGGTTACAAGGCATTCAACTACAACAATAAGGGTAGAAATCGGTTCAATTCCAACTTTAATTCAAAGTTTGACAACAACGAGAATTTTCATTCTAGCCATGCCCCTGGAATTCTTGGTACATCTCCACCAAGGGCTCTAAACTATGGTTTTCAGAATCAACCATGTCAGATTTGTGGGAAGAGTAATCATTTGGCTTCTACTTGCCAGTTTAGGAATACAACCACATTTCAAGGCTGTCAAATTTGTGGTAAAAACAATCACCTTGTTGATACCTGTAGATATAGGAAGACAGTTGCTTCTTCAGGTTGTCAGATTTGTGGCAATCCTTATATAGTGCAGAAACTTGTTTTCAGAAGAATTTTACCACATAAATAAATGCAATGCATGCTGCTACTTCTCCATTCTCAGTACCATCTGCACCTGTACAACAACAAGTTTGGCTCACTGATTCAGGTGCAAATAATCATATGACTTCCGAGTTGAATAATCTTTCCTTAGCAACTTCATATCCCGCAAATGAAGTAATCCAGACagctaatggtgaaggtttagCTATCTCTCACATTGGTTCTTCTTTCTTAACAACTCCAATGCAGCCTATAAAGCTCAATTCTGTTCTATGTTCTATATGTTCCAAAACTGTCACAAAACTTACTATCTGTACATAGAATATGTTTGGATAATAACTGCTGGTTGATTTTCGATGCATTTTCATTTTGGATTCAGGAAAAAGCCACATGGATGATCCTTTACAAAGGGCTGTGTAACAATGGATTGTATCCCATCATCTCATCGGGTTCTCTTCCAGTCGACAATAAATGACAAACTGTAACGTTTCTTGGCAAACAAGTCACTGTCAGCATttggcataagaggctaggtCACCCTTTAAATAAAATAGTCTATAAGATGTTAAGCAATTCAAAAATTTCTTGTGTTGCTGACAGTATCCCTTCATTGTGTCAAACATTTCTAGAAGGTAAGTTTAGTAAACTACCATTCTTCATTCGGTTTCAAAGTCTGTAAACCCATTTGATATTGTTTATAGTGATGTGTGGGGCCCTGCTCCTTGTGTGTCTTTAGAGGGATTCAAGTATTATGTGACTTTCATTGATCATTGTACTAAGTATTGTTGGCTTTTTCCAATATgcaataaaagtgatgtttttccaacttttgtgtcattctacaattttattttaaatcagTTTCATACATCCATAAAAGTTCTTCAAAgcgatggtggtggtgaatataTAAGTAAGGCATTTCAAAAGTTTCTTCTTGATAAAGGAGTAAGTAACCAGATGTCTTGCCTTTATACACCAGAACAAAATGGCACATCAGAGAGAAAACATAGACACATCATTGAAACATCCATTACCTTGTTACAGACTGCTTGATTACCATCCTTGTTTTGGTCATTTGCTTGTCAAACCTCAATATATTTGATTAATAGAATGCCATCATCAACATTAGATCATAAATCCCCATTTGAGTTGCTGCATAATTCTTTCCCTAAGATCCAACAGTTGAAAGTTTTTGGGTGTTCCTGCTATCCTTGGTTAAGACCATACACTAGCACAAAATTAGAACCTAGAACAACAAGATGTGTCTTCTTGGGATATGCTTCTAAGTATAAAGGGTATCTCTACTATGATGTGTCTAGAAAGAAAGTTTATGTGTCAAGACATGTGATTTTTGATGAAACTGAGTTTCCTTACAAGTCCTTGGTTCTCAAATACCAATCTGTTACTTTTGCACCATTACCATCACTCATCCCATCACTTATTCCAATACGAGATCAAAATAGTGTTCTTATTTTACCAACAACTCAGAGTCCATCCACCTTTGGTCCATCTTTTGATTTTACATACCCAGGTTTAAATGTTACTTTAAGTCCTATGTCAAATACTGATATGCATCAAGTTTCTCCCGAGCTCCATTCTATACTAGCTGCAGATACGAGTTCAAACTCAGAAGCCTCAATCTCTAGTCAATCCATTGGTGCAGCAATTACACAGCCTTTGCCTCCTACACTCCCTGTGGTCCCTGAATTCCAACTGGAACACCTACAAGTGGTTATATTTATACCACCAGTGAATCTCCACCCTATGCAGACACGGTCAAAAAATGGCATCTCCATGAAAATTGCTCTTTTAGCTGCTATACATGAACATAAAGGGGTTGATCTGAGTCAAGTTGAGCCTGCAACCTATAAGTCTGCATTAAAGTTCCCAGTATGGCATGAGGCTATGAAAGATGAGATTTCAGCGTTGCATAATCAAGGTACATGGTCTCTGGTACCTCTACCAAAACATAAGAACTTAGTAGGTTGTAAATGGGTCTTTAAGATAAAAAAGAATGTTGATGGTTCTATTGGGAGGTATAAGGCTTGCCTAGTAGCTAAAGGGTTTAATCAAGAAGAGGGTATTGATTTTAGGGAAACTTTTAGTCCGGTTGTGAAGCCTACAACAGTAAGACTGGTTCTAGCTTTATCTGCACATTTTGGTTGGACATTAAGGCAATTagatgtgaaaaatgcttttctCCACGGTATCTTGCAAGAGGAAGTATACATGACTCAACCACCTAGATTTGTGGATTCAAAGCATGAAGATTATGTGTGCAGGTTacataaatatttatatggATTAAAGCAGGCACCAAGGGCTTGGAATGAGAGATTTACTAGATTTCTACCATCCTTGGGGTTCAAATCCACATATGCAGATTCATCATTATTTGTAAAAGTTGTTAACAGCTTTGTGGTGATTTTActcttatatgtggatgacattattATTACTGGCAGTGCAACACAAGCAATCACTGAGGTCATTCATTTTCTTACAAGGGAGTTTGATATCAAAGACTTGGGACCACTACACTATTTCCTGGGGATTCAGATTTTGTAGAAGAATGATGGTTTATTTCTCTCTCAAGACAAGTATGTTACAGATTTGTTAACTAAGGCTGATATGCTGCTGTCTAATGTGCAACTCCATGTTTGCCATACAACAGGTTGCTCAAAGATGATGGCAAACCTTATAATAATCATGCCCTATATCGAAGTTTAGTTGGAGCTTTACAGTACTTAACATTCACTTGACCTGacattgcttttgcagtgtaTCAGGTTTGTCAGTTTATGCAAAACCCTAAGGAGTCACATTTCATGGTAGTGAAAAGAATTCTTAGGTACTTAAAAGCTACTCAAGGCTGTGGCATTCATTATGTCAAGAGTTCACTGGATATTACTGCATatagtgatgcagattgggctggaGATCCTAATGATAGGAGATCGACTACTGGAATGGTTGTATTTTTGGGATCTAATCCTATTTCATGGTCATCTAAGAAGCAACATATTGTTTCTCGCTCATCCACAGAAGCCGAATATCGGGCTTTATCCACTACAACTGTTGAACTTGATTGGATCCAACAGTTGTTACATTTTCTGCAGATTCCAGTTGTAGAAAAGGCACTTCTCTTATGTGACAACTTATCTGCTATAGCACTGACCTTAAATCCTATTCAGCATCAACGTACAAAACACATAGAGGTTGATGTGCATTTTGTTCGAGCGCGGGTAGCAAAACAGCAACTGCAGGTGCATTTTGTCTCTTCCAATGAGCAATTTGCTGATATACTTACCAAAGGCTTATCTGCTCCTCTTGTTTAGGCTCATTGTGCCAATCTTAGGCTCAAATTCTCTGCCTCTGAGCTTGTGGGGGGATGTTAGGAGTATTAAGATCCAATGGGTAGGAAATGGACAAATGTCAAAAGATCATGAAGATAGTTAAGTTGGTTATATTGTTACTTAGAGTGTAAGCTACCAAATGATAACATAAATAGCTTGTAACAAATCATTGTAACTAATAAGAAAATATAGAACAATTCTCAACagatttctctctctaatatcTTCGATCTTctacttctctctctatctctttcttcCATCTTGCTTCTGTATAATCCTCTTCTTCAATAACCTCTGATGGTTTACATGGTTTACAATAGGTACGCTACATAATTCCTAAAATagaaaattagattttaatccttaaataagatgaaatttaaaaaaaaatgtcatatgcaagattaaaaattgattttagtccctagaCTCTATTTAATGCCAGCATACGTAATAAAtgtcttctttgttttctttataattttatggtaaattaaattgtatgaaaatattataaattttaattctcattatggtaagtatcttttataagaaaatattttcgtaAAGATTTATCGGTACACTTatgttttttcatatttttttctgcGCGACTAATTGATTATAATATATTTAAGAACGAACATTTTGGTACACTAggttagtataatatgtttaggtATGGACATGGTACACtagttcattataatatatttaggtaccgaCATTTCTAtacactagtttagtatcatatatttaggtacgaaATTTTTTggtacacttatgtttttgcatattttcttatgtgccactagttctctacaatatatttaggtacggatatttcggtacactaatttagtaaaatatattatgatatggacgtttaggtacactaattagaggaagcaaaataaaattaatgaattaaaatgtgtataataataaattttaattttaatgtaatATCTATTAAATagtaaacaaaaatataatatgaatttgaattaagtacacatttgaggactaaaatcaatatccAATCTAACACAAGGTTTTCAttgaattttaatcttctttgaggattaaagttcaaaaacctcaaggatgTTTTAGGGATACACCCTTGCAACTCCtatttcaaacaaaaaagaTCTTCTAGGTTTAATACATCATTCTATTGGTTATCGGCTGAGCGAAGTGGTTGGGAAGTCAATGGTGGAGCAAGATCAGGTGTTGGCATCGGGATTTGGAGGCTAGACATCGCTAAGACCTGAACAATCATATTCATCATCTCGTCCTGCAACTTCCTCTTTGTGATTTATAAAGAAGCTTGAGAGCTTAGAAAGAGGGATAGGGATATGAGTTTACCAAAGGGAATCGATGCTACAACAAGATTtaaacaaggtagcagagcttttacaaaggcttttggtgagggttgatcccgaaagggatgaaggcttgggctgactacagtttcgttgaaggcaaatctggcttgagcagagtttatgtatttgtttgtttgtttgagtgtcctcatctctgatttctctttcttcttttatagacagttTGACTTGGCCTCCTATAgctttaatcttgcccgaatgcagcttgAAAGGCAATAACtcattagctttttacttgtattgccactgtaaagtgcttttgggctgattagctggctggtttACACCACTTGGTCTCTAGGTAGGTGAACAAATGGTTCAAATGATCTGCACTTAGTCGAGAAAAGGcattttctgccttctgggctttggctgAGCTTCGGGCTCCTTTCCTCCTAGTCCTTCTTTTGGGCCAACTCtcttttgagcccaaagttcaagttttaacccaaacagtgcccccttcaattaatattcaggctggaattccaggcgccaatattgattgaatagctGCATGCTTGTATACCTCAATCTcggaacttgtgttttctaAACGGGACGAATGCAATCTTGCATCTCTTGCTCTTCTCATGACCGTTGAGCTATCCTCTGAGGTGTCTATAAATTCAGGCTCGAAATTGCTCCTGTCCAACCAACAGATCCTCTTTAGCTTTCTCTTTTATCTCCCTCAGACGTTTGTACCTTCTCAGTTTTATTTTAAAACTAGAAAATGGGTTCATCTGAATTCAATTGGGGTTTCCTAAAACTCCATTTTCATGAGaaaaaggattttcatcaaatgtctactatctccaacacctttggtcaaacACCCTGCTATccccaacacctttggtcaggCGGTTTCCTTCTGATGGCTTGCCCTCCTGCTCGTTACTTTGATAAGTCGAGCTTTACCATCATACCTGGCGACGGTTCGTATTGAGGGTCCTCTACCAGGCTCATcttggccgcacaacccgatcaccCGATCAGGTTCTATCCATGAAGATAACAGAAAATGGTTGAGACACCATTGCATTCAGAATGAACCATACATTGTGCATTGAGGCAGAATCTGATGCAAATTTCACCAATTTGTTGAAATGaataaaacattattttatCAACTTTTATCTTTTTGTCTGCTTGAATGGTTGATGAACAAACACTGTACTTTGACATCCTGAAGCCTACTTTATCTTGCATCTTCTTCAATATAACAGTAtctaacatcccataatgtaggacaGTACCTTGTTAAGAATTTGACATTAATGGGATGTCTCTACCAATTTCCTTCGAGGTCCGCCAAGTAGTATCCTCCCTTGTCTAATACTCGACTAATcatgaaaggaccttcccatgtcgggctccattttCCAAAGCCCCTAAGCTGAGCCCCTAGAGGGAGGACTGTCTTCCACACTAAATCTCCTTCCTTGAAAGACTTTATCTTTacctttttgttataagctcgggcaacagctctctttccttcctgaatctggttcaaggcttcaattcgggctacatctaagtcttcaatcccttgacacatggcttcgatgTATTATTCACTGTGTAACCCaaactgattttgaattctgacaGAACTTACATTGATCTTCATGGGAAGCAttgcatcttgcccgaaagttaaagcataatgagttgTCTCTGTTCCTGCCCTCTTAGAGGTTCGgtatgcccacaaagtattCCCCAGCTTTTCATGCCACTTTTCCAGACTATCTGtcaccattcttttgataatgtataccaaaatcttgttgctggattctgcctggccatttgactgtgggtagtaaggactggactggatcatctttatcttgtatttgcttgcaaattcttcaacttcttttgaaataaaagatgggcCACGATCCGTTACTATAGTTTTGGGCACCCCAAATCTGTGCAGAATCTTGGTCTCAATAAAATACTTGACTGCAACTGAGGTTATGGATTTTACGGCCGAGGCCTCTACCCACTTGGTAAAGTAAtccgttgctacaattatgaaagtatgccttTTGCTAGAAGCTGGATAAATCTGCCCGATGAaatc
Encoded proteins:
- the LOC139189551 gene encoding uncharacterized protein, with translation MVTTAQLQTFQSPITSLISSVSSSVNVKLDETNYLAWHFQMQLLLEGHSIIGFVYGSMPCLAQFSQDSSDNSAILSGDSSTRVPTDDYKTWKMYDKALMQLITATLSPVAVSCVIGSTSSKELWIIKEARDLLSATGVFFDDDDIVILTLNGLPAEFNTIRSVIRGHETVISLKDLRSQLLAEEALLENGSNLPMLSALMAQTNSFPSKNQSFFGSGANNNSPNSNGYKAFNYNNKGRNRFNSNFNSKFDNNENFHSSHAPGILGTSPPRALNYGFQNQPCQICGKNIGRQLLLQVVRFVAILI